In the genome of Montipora foliosa isolate CH-2021 chromosome 3, ASM3666993v2, whole genome shotgun sequence, one region contains:
- the LOC137997840 gene encoding beta-1,3-galactosyltransferase 5-like, producing the protein MFYARKRRMLSILLVAITSSIVILVLVSQYLNEKNYNHKLMDTLMDKKNNSYASPLTDSLPTAEGEPILHKTHLISQARCLHKIFLLNMVISSPYNFEKRSAIRKTWASGSSVDDEWKTVFLVSQGNGDRLQNEQLEAEERLHGDLIRGSQKEHYRNLTLKTQMGLEWASKYCDFQFLVKSDDDVFVHRYNLIAFLKKPDTPKTKLYTGRCPQQGTPLRGGKNRVSWEEYNETRYPPYCAGPAYVLSSDLVPKLVDLFDVKAPLPLEDVYIGTLVGKIGGVEAVTDPRFRLLEFGPCRYHSDIFAYHKVKNEICRIELFNLAMKERLQATQRPRVIMSGKNDTEP; encoded by the coding sequence ATGTTCTATGCAAGAAAAAGGCGAATGCTCTCTATTTTGTTAGTTGCAATAACTTCTTCGATTGTAATACTTGTTTTGGTGAGCCAATACTTGAATGAGAAGAATTATAATCACAAACTGATGGATACTTTGATGGATAAGAAGAACAACTCTTATGCGTCACCGTTGACTGATTCGCTTCCAACCGCCGAAGGAGAGCCAAtactgcacaaaacacacctcaTATCGCAAGCGCGATGTCTtcataaaatatttcttttaaacATGGTTATTTCGAGCCCTTATAACTTTGAAAAAAGATCTGCCATTCGAAAAACGTGGGCCAGTGGCTCATCTGTGGACGATGAATGGAAGACTGTGTTTCTTGTCAGTCAAGGGAATGGAGACCGTTTGCAGAATGAACAGCTAGAAGCCGAGGAAAGACTGCACGGGGATTTAATAAGGGGATCGCAAAAGGAACACTATAGGAATTTGACCCTGAAGACACAAATGGGTCTGGAATGGGCGTCAAAATATTGCGATTTCCAGTTCTTAGTCAAATCCGATGATGACGTTTTTGTTCATCGATATAACCTGATAGCCTTCTTAAAAAAGCCTGATACACCAAAAACCAAGCTTTACACTGGGCGCTGTCCTCAACAGGGTACTCCTCTACGTGGAGGGAAGAATAGGGTGTCTTGGGAAGAATACAACGAAACGAGATACCCACCATATTGCGCTGGACCAGCTTACGTCTTATCATCAGACCTCGTCCCAAAGTTAGTGGATCTGTTTGACGTAAAGGCCCCTTTGCCTCTTGAAGATGTCTACATTGGAACCTTGGTTGGCAAAATTGGCGGGGTTGAAGCTGTTACGGACCCAAGGTTTCGTCTCCTAGAATTCGGACCTTGCAGATATCATTCAGATATTTTTGCTTATCATAAAGTTAAGAACGAAATCTGCAGGATTGAGCTGTTTAACTTAGCAATGAAAGAAAGATTGCAGGCTACACAGCGTCCCAGGGTAATAATGTCGGGAAAGAATGACACTGAACCTTAA
- the LOC137995056 gene encoding uncharacterized protein: protein MELDAAVELFNRAPTQGVKFSIYTGDDDSTTEAHIHQKVAYDVEKFSDIIHMKRSLTTRLYNLSQNAKFDNCSLLSQKVINHLVKCFSYAIAQNKGDSEGIQAALRCIVPHAFGDHCNCAVTWCEFKTDPASYKHKDLPYGKDRHGEKLQSALNNIFKDYCTDAVAEKLAPMTNSQRNETLNSVVGSKNPKIRFYGGSDSNDFRIACGIAQTNLRYSYISKTLEALNIEPGNFCLKYGQKMTNQVNKDKIRKSSLDFKPGRANSHRQNCSQTARKEAREGKTYETGIGLNLDLNRISTVTSSTLKEIESIVPEYTTRPLAKQFKYEESKVYNILIFDTETTTTGKSAELCHISATDQSGMQQFSTYVLPEQDIDYFASRVSKLKIFNINGERRLFKDNKEVSTAPLQEAVLKFLSFISQSVDRAKSQTNKDIETVLLGHNSSIFDTPVLLRNSGTHFTERLQKMDICFADSLTLFKTLVRKKLPCLQNSDGTFPKPNQSSLYNFLFAT, encoded by the coding sequence ATGGAGCTTGATGCAGCAGTTGAACTGTTTAATAGAGCTCCAACTCAAGGTgtaaagttttcaatttacacagGTGATGATGACTCCACAACAGAGGCACACATACATCAAAAAGTTGCTtatgatgttgaaaaattcagtgACATAATTCACATGAAAAGATCACTTACCACTCGTTTATACAACCTcagtcaaaatgcaaaatttgacaaTTGTTCGCTTCTATCTCAAAAAGTGATCAATCATTTAGTGAAGTGCTTTTCATATGCTATTGCCCAAAATAAGGGTGATTCAGAAGGAATTCAGGCAGCACTTAGGTGCATCGTTCCCCATGCGTTTGGAGACCATTGTAACTGTGCGGTTACTTGGTGTGAGTTCAAAACTGACCCAGCCTCCTACAAGCATAAAGACCTGCCCTACGGAAAAGATCGACATGGGGAAAAGTTGCAGTCAGCTTTGAATAACATCTTCAAAGATTACTGCACTGATGCTGTAGCAGAGAAGCTTGCACCCATGACAAACTCCCAAAGGAATGAGACTCTTAACAGTGTTGTAGGatccaaaaatccaaaaataagatTCTATGGTGGCAGCGATAGTAACGATTTCCGTATAGCCTGTGGGATTGCTCAGACAAATTTACGCTACAGTTACATAAGCAAAACCCTTGAAGCACTCAACATAGAGCCTGGTAACTTTTGCTTGAAATATGGGCAAAAAATGACTAATCAGGTTAATAAGGATAAAATCCGAAAATcgtctttggatttcaaaccgGGAAGAGCTAATAGCCATAGGCAAAACTGCTCCCAAACAGCACGAAAAGAAGCAAGAGAAGGGAAAACGTATGAAACAGGAATTGGACTGAATCTTGACCTAAACCGTATCTCAACAGTTACTTCAAGTACACTGAAAGAAATCGAAAGCATCGTTCCTGAATATACTACAAGACCACTGGCAAAGCAATTCAAATATGAAGAAAGCAAAGTTTACAATATCCTAATTTTTGACACTGAAACAACTACCACTGGAAAATCTGCTGAGCTCTGTCATATCTCTGCTACAGATCAATCTGGCATGCAGCAATTCTCAACTTATGTCTTGCCCGAACAAGACATCGATTACTTCGCTTCTAGAGTAAGTAAACTTAAAATATTCAACATAAATGGCGAACGAAGacttttcaaagataacaaGGAAGTGTCTACTGCACCATTGCAGGAAGCTGTGTTGAAATTTTTATCCTTTATTTCACAGTCTGTGGACAGAGCCAAGTCCCAAACTAACAAAGACATCGAAACGGTTCTGCTTGGTCACAACTCGTCAATCTTTGACACTCCTGTACTTTTAAGAAATTCTGGTACTCATTTCACTGAGAGATTACAGAAGATGGACATTTGTTTTGCTGATTCTCTTACGTTGTTCAAAACACTCGTCAGAAAAAAACTGCCATGTTTGCAAAATTCCGATGGCACGTTTCCAAAACCCAACCAATCCTCGCTGTACAACTTCTTGTTTGCCACATGA